A window of the Bacillus sp. A301a_S52 genome harbors these coding sequences:
- a CDS encoding bifunctional enoyl-CoA hydratase/phosphate acetyltransferase, translated as MDLEALFQKVKKQPTETVAVAHAVDHSVFLTAERAIEKNMASFIFTGPRKEMEEATSKAGFSFHSDSRVQWIYTVDEKDSANKAIELINDNHASVLMKGMLPTAVLLKAVLKKEGGLRTGNILSHVAGFSLPHRNNLLFLTDSAMNISPDLADKTAILQNAVAAVKGMGVSDPKVAILAAVETVNTNMPATLDAAALVQMSKRGQINDCVIDGPLGFDSAVSIEAAEQKNIQSSVAGKADILLVPSIESGNILYKSLTYFGGATVGGILVGARVAVVVSSRSDSVESKLFSLAMALSTNTTKDK; from the coding sequence ATGGATTTAGAAGCATTATTTCAAAAAGTAAAAAAGCAGCCAACAGAAACTGTTGCTGTGGCCCATGCAGTAGATCACTCTGTTTTTTTAACAGCAGAAAGAGCGATTGAAAAAAACATGGCATCGTTTATTTTTACAGGACCGCGTAAGGAGATGGAAGAAGCAACAAGCAAGGCAGGTTTTTCCTTTCATAGTGATTCACGGGTTCAGTGGATATATACAGTCGATGAAAAAGATTCGGCTAATAAGGCGATAGAATTGATCAACGATAATCATGCTAGCGTTCTTATGAAAGGTATGCTACCAACGGCGGTGTTACTGAAGGCCGTTTTAAAAAAAGAAGGAGGACTAAGGACGGGGAATATTCTCTCACATGTTGCAGGGTTTTCCCTTCCTCATCGTAATAACTTATTATTTCTTACAGACTCTGCTATGAACATATCACCTGATTTAGCGGATAAGACAGCTATTTTACAAAATGCTGTTGCCGCTGTTAAGGGTATGGGAGTAAGTGACCCGAAAGTTGCGATACTGGCAGCTGTGGAAACAGTTAATACAAATATGCCTGCCACATTGGATGCGGCAGCGTTAGTACAAATGTCTAAAAGAGGCCAGATAAACGATTGCGTCATTGATGGTCCACTTGGGTTTGATAGTGCTGTATCCATAGAGGCAGCTGAACAAAAAAATATTCAGTCATCTGTTGCAGGGAAAGCAGACATATTACTTGTACCATCCATTGAGTCAGGAAACATATTATATAAATCTCTCACCTATTTTGGTGGTGCTACTGTAGGTGGCATATTAGTAGGTGCTAGGGTAGCCGTTGTCGTATCTTCACGGTCAGATTCTGTTGAGAGTAAGTTATTCTCGTTGGCAATGGCTTTAAGTACTAACACGACAAAAGATAAATAA
- a CDS encoding Glu/Leu/Phe/Val dehydrogenase, giving the protein MELFKYMETYDYEQTVVCQDKESGLKAIIAIHDTTLGPALGGTRMWTYQSEEEAFEDALRLAKGMTYKNAAAGLNLGGGKTVIIGDPRKDKNEAMFRAFGRFIQGLNGRYITAEDVGTTVEDMDLVYSETDYVTGISPAFGSSGNPSPVTAYGVYVGMKAAAKEAFGDDSLEGKNIAVQGVGNVAFSLCRYLHEEGARLIVTDINKEAVKQAVEAFGAKAVDINDIYSVECDIYSPCALGATINDETIPQLKAKIIAGAANNQLKETRHGDIIQEKGIVYAPDYVINSGGVINVADELVGYNRERAMKKVETIYDSITKIFDIAKRDGIPSYEAANRMAEERIETMKKSRRQFLQNGMTILSRGRG; this is encoded by the coding sequence ATGGAATTATTTAAATATATGGAGACGTATGATTACGAACAAACAGTTGTGTGTCAAGATAAGGAGTCTGGTTTAAAAGCGATTATTGCTATACATGACACCACTTTAGGTCCTGCATTAGGTGGTACACGGATGTGGACCTATCAATCAGAAGAAGAGGCGTTTGAAGATGCATTGAGGCTTGCTAAAGGTATGACATATAAAAATGCGGCAGCTGGTTTGAATCTTGGAGGCGGTAAAACCGTTATTATTGGTGACCCCCGTAAAGATAAAAATGAAGCAATGTTCAGAGCTTTCGGTCGTTTCATTCAAGGATTAAATGGCCGTTATATTACGGCTGAAGACGTGGGGACCACTGTGGAAGACATGGATTTAGTCTATTCAGAAACGGATTATGTGACAGGTATTTCACCTGCATTCGGTTCATCAGGAAATCCATCTCCAGTGACTGCCTATGGCGTTTATGTAGGTATGAAAGCTGCAGCCAAGGAAGCATTTGGCGACGACTCTCTTGAAGGGAAAAACATTGCGGTCCAAGGAGTTGGTAATGTAGCTTTCAGTCTGTGCAGGTATTTGCATGAAGAAGGTGCTCGTTTAATCGTAACAGATATTAATAAAGAAGCAGTTAAACAAGCAGTAGAAGCATTTGGCGCCAAAGCAGTGGACATAAATGATATATACAGTGTCGAGTGTGATATTTACTCTCCGTGTGCGTTAGGTGCTACAATTAATGACGAGACAATTCCACAATTAAAAGCGAAAATAATAGCAGGAGCAGCCAATAACCAGTTGAAAGAAACCCGGCATGGGGATATTATTCAAGAGAAGGGGATTGTTTACGCACCTGATTATGTTATCAACTCTGGGGGCGTTATTAATGTCGCTGATGAGTTAGTCGGCTATAATCGCGAGCGAGCTATGAAAAAAGTTGAAACCATTTACGATAGCATTACAAAGATTTTTGACATTGCCAAGCGTGATGGTATTCCTTCCTATGAAGCAGCAAATCGAATGGCTGAAGAAAGAATTGAGACTATGAAAAAATCTCGTCGTCAATTTTTACAGAATGGTATGACAATATTAAGTCGTGGAAGAGGATGA